One window of the Halobacteriovorax sp. JY17 genome contains the following:
- a CDS encoding winged helix-turn-helix domain-containing protein produces the protein MIDKLFGSKNAGHILLYLYHYGEAHPRGIAKGLGISLSSVQNQLGRFEDTGVVVSKLIGNVRIYFFNGKFPITKHLLEILKIIHSSMSNEDKEELFRERLRPRRPGKPVIGRGQDD, from the coding sequence ATGATTGATAAACTATTCGGCTCGAAAAATGCCGGCCACATTCTTCTTTATTTGTACCACTATGGTGAGGCTCATCCTCGTGGAATAGCTAAGGGGCTCGGAATTTCTCTGTCGTCAGTTCAAAATCAACTTGGGAGATTTGAGGATACAGGAGTTGTTGTTTCAAAGTTGATTGGCAATGTTCGCATCTATTTTTTTAATGGGAAATTCCCTATTACTAAACACCTATTAGAAATACTTAAGATAATTCATTCGTCTATGAGCAATGAAGACAAGGAAGAACTCTTTAGAGAAAGGTTACGGCCAAGAAGACCTGGCAAACCTGTTATTGGAAGAGGTCAAGATGATTGA